A genomic region of Thermodesulfovibrio aggregans contains the following coding sequences:
- a CDS encoding 4Fe-4S dicluster domain-containing protein has protein sequence MKIEQYRILEKSKIEDFIDSLISISKVVAPVYKGFKNYAFQKIKSSEEVSLKYIPTIIPPKKYFMPQRETLLKFDIKEDLKIEPVVEYENLILFGVHTCDIAGIKCLNMVLSDNPKDTGYLIRKKHITIIGLECNDYCDEYASCAFVGAHMPTTGYDLMFTELSEYFIVHIHSSKGSDIVEKTDLFKPAEAVHIEELKALRNNKLKIFNNEVPTERRYLPDLFDRSFNASVWKELEQKCLSCGNCTAVCPTCYCFDIKEEVDLTLKAGERYRVWFSCQLDPFAKVAGGIDFRRERSARQRHRFYRKFRYHIDRYGMVFCTGCGRCSRTCMAKINLKEVLTSLIKESEAKIWRKWL, from the coding sequence ATGAAAATTGAACAGTACAGAATACTTGAAAAATCAAAAATTGAGGACTTCATAGATAGCCTCATCTCAATATCAAAAGTAGTTGCACCGGTTTATAAGGGATTTAAAAATTATGCTTTTCAGAAGATAAAATCTTCTGAGGAGGTTAGCCTTAAATATATTCCTACTATAATTCCACCAAAAAAATACTTTATGCCTCAAAGAGAAACTTTACTGAAGTTTGATATAAAAGAAGATTTAAAAATTGAGCCAGTTGTAGAGTATGAAAATTTAATACTATTTGGTGTACATACCTGTGATATAGCCGGAATAAAATGTCTCAATATGGTTCTGTCTGATAACCCTAAAGACACAGGATATCTTATCAGGAAAAAACATATAACAATAATTGGGCTTGAATGCAATGATTATTGCGATGAATATGCAAGTTGTGCATTTGTCGGTGCTCACATGCCAACAACAGGATATGATTTAATGTTCACAGAACTCAGTGAGTATTTTATTGTTCATATTCATTCCTCAAAAGGCTCTGATATTGTTGAAAAAACCGATTTATTTAAACCTGCAGAAGCAGTTCATATTGAAGAACTTAAAGCATTGAGAAATAATAAACTGAAAATATTTAATAATGAAGTTCCCACAGAAAGAAGATATCTTCCTGACCTGTTTGATCGTTCCTTTAATGCATCTGTATGGAAAGAACTTGAACAGAAGTGCCTCAGTTGCGGAAACTGCACAGCAGTATGCCCAACATGTTACTGCTTTGATATAAAAGAAGAAGTTGACTTAACTCTTAAGGCAGGTGAAAGATACAGAGTATGGTTTTCCTGTCAGCTTGATCCATTTGCAAAAGTTGCAGGTGGAATAGACTTCAGAAGGGAGCGCTCAGCAAGACAGAGACATAGATTTTACAGGAAATTCAGGTATCACATTGACCGTTATGGCATGGTTTTTTGCACAGGTTGTGGAAGATGTTCCAGAACATGCATGGCAAAAATTAATCTTAAAGAAGTTTTGACATCTCTCATAAAGGAGTCAGAGGCAAAAATATGGCGCAAGTGGTTATAA
- a CDS encoding FMN-binding glutamate synthase family protein gives MNVIPGQPNASSATGTRNRVSDPAPYSGICSVCLDGCPGFCEVGKSSFRGREVVYPGPFGKVTAGATKKYPVDYSHLNIQGTCVGAVGVEPDPDKATFPAVNIEREIGKDYKIKLSIPIFTGALGSTDIAKDNWEGLAIGAAISGIMVVIGENVVGMDPKAEFDDKGKVVKSPELERRVKCFKEWYDGYGEIILQQNVEDTRLGSAEYAIDKLGVTCIELKWGQGAKDIGGEVKLKSLERALELKRRGYIVLPDPEDPVVQKAYKAGEFKEFERHSRLGMVDYESFEKAVKHYRKAGAKFVSLKTGAYRITDLARALRFASDAGIDLVTIDGAGGGTGMSPWRMMNEWGIPTIYLQSIAYNFAKQLAEKGKYVPDLAIAGGFSLEDHIFKALALGAPYFKAVCMGRALMIPAFVGKNIQKWHEDGKLPADIAKYGNSVEEIFITAEVLKNKYGKAFKKLPWGAIAMYTFVDRLTLGLKQLMAGARKFSIEYLDRNDIVALTKEASEVTGIPYVMEADMEEAQKILLG, from the coding sequence CAGAGGAAGAGAAGTCGTCTATCCAGGACCTTTTGGAAAGGTCACAGCAGGTGCAACAAAAAAGTATCCTGTTGATTACTCACATCTCAATATTCAGGGAACATGCGTGGGCGCTGTGGGTGTTGAGCCAGACCCCGACAAAGCCACATTCCCGGCTGTCAATATTGAAAGGGAAATTGGAAAGGATTACAAGATTAAACTTAGTATTCCTATTTTTACTGGTGCTCTTGGTTCAACGGATATTGCAAAGGACAACTGGGAAGGTCTTGCCATAGGTGCGGCAATTTCAGGAATTATGGTTGTAATCGGTGAGAATGTCGTTGGAATGGATCCAAAAGCTGAGTTTGACGACAAAGGTAAGGTAGTCAAGTCTCCTGAGCTTGAAAGAAGAGTAAAATGCTTCAAGGAATGGTATGATGGATACGGTGAGATTATTCTTCAACAAAATGTTGAAGATACCCGCCTCGGATCAGCTGAGTATGCCATTGATAAACTCGGTGTAACATGCATTGAGCTTAAATGGGGACAGGGAGCAAAAGATATCGGTGGAGAGGTTAAGCTTAAAAGTTTAGAAAGAGCCCTTGAACTAAAAAGAAGGGGATATATAGTTCTTCCTGACCCTGAAGATCCTGTTGTCCAGAAAGCTTATAAAGCTGGTGAATTTAAAGAATTTGAGCGTCATTCAAGGCTTGGCATGGTAGATTATGAAAGCTTTGAAAAGGCTGTAAAACATTATAGAAAAGCTGGTGCAAAGTTTGTATCACTAAAAACTGGTGCATACAGAATTACTGACCTTGCAAGAGCATTAAGGTTTGCCTCAGATGCAGGAATTGACCTTGTAACAATTGATGGTGCTGGTGGTGGAACAGGAATGAGCCCATGGAGAATGATGAATGAGTGGGGTATTCCAACAATTTATCTCCAGTCAATTGCCTATAACTTTGCAAAGCAGCTTGCTGAAAAAGGAAAATATGTCCCAGACCTTGCAATAGCTGGTGGATTCTCTCTTGAAGACCACATATTTAAAGCACTTGCACTTGGTGCGCCTTACTTTAAAGCTGTATGCATGGGTAGAGCATTAATGATTCCAGCTTTTGTTGGCAAGAACATTCAAAAATGGCATGAAGATGGCAAACTTCCTGCCGATATAGCAAAATATGGAAACTCTGTGGAAGAAATCTTTATAACTGCCGAAGTTCTTAAGAATAAATACGGTAAGGCATTCAAAAAGCTTCCATGGGGTGCTATTGCCATGTATACATTTGTTGACAGACTCACTCTTGGACTCAAACAGCTCATGGCTGGTGCAAGAAAGTTCTCCATTGAGTATCTTGACAGAAATGACATCGTTGCTCTTACAAAGGAAGCCTCTGAAGTAACTGGAATTCCTTATGTAATGGAAGCTGATATGGAAGAAGCCCAGAAAATTCTTTTAGGCTAA